The DNA sequence CCTGGTCGAGCCGTGACGACAGGCCCTAGTCGAGCCGCCCGGCCACCGTCGCGCCCGTCGCCGCGGCCACCGCGTCGGCGACCGCCTCGATCTCGTCGGCGGCCAGCGGTGAGACCGTCAGCCGTACCCCGGGCGGCGAGGCCACCCGGAAGCGCGCCCCGGGGGCGGTCGCCCAGCCCGCCGCCAGCAGCCGGGCGACCGCGCCGGTCTCGTCCGGGACCGGCACCCACACGTTCATCCCGCTGTGCCCGTGCGCGGCGATCCCCCGCTCGCGCAGCGCCCGCACCAGCGCCGCGCGCCGCGCGCCGTACGACGCCGCCACCGCCGCCGCGTCCACCGCGCCCGTCCGCCACATCCAGGCCACCGCGTGTTGCAGCAGATGGCTCACCCAGCCCGGCCCCAGCCGCTGGCGGCCGCGCACCCGGTCCAGGGTGACGGGGTCGCCGGTGAGCACCGCGAGCCGCAGATCGGGGCCGTACGCCTTGGCGGTGGAGCGGACCAGCGCCCAGTGGTCGGTGGCACCGGCCAGGGGGCGCAGGGGCACGTCCACGATGCCGTGCCCGTGGTCGTCCTCGATCAGCAGCACGGCCGGATGGCCGGCCAGCACGGCCCGCAGCTCCCGGGCGCGGGTCTCGCCGACCGCCGCGCCCGTCGGGTTCTGCGCCCGGTCGGTGACCACCAGCGCCCGCGCCCCCCGGACCAGCGCCTGCTCCACCCGCTCGGGCAGCGGCCCGTCGTCGTCGACCCCGACCGGGACGGCGCGCAGGCCGAGCGCCGGGATCAGGTCGAGCAGACTGCCCCAGCCGGGGTCCTCCACCGCGACCGCGTCACCGGGCCGCAGATGCGCGGCCAGCACCCGCTCGATCGCGTCGAGCGAGCCGGAGGTGACGGCGACGGGCCCGGCCGGCACCCCGTCCGCGTCGAGCGCGGCGCGGGCGAGTTCGGCCAGCTCGGGGACGAGGTCCGGCGCGCCGTACAGCGTCGGGCGCTCCGCCGCGCGGGCCGCGGCCGCCGCCAGCGGCGCGCCGAGCGGGGGCAGCAGCGCGGGGTCGGGGTTGCCGCTCGACAGGTCGCGCGCGCCGGTGGCGTCGACGCCGATCCACTCGCGGGGCGTGCTGGCGGGGCGGGCGCGCACCCGGCTGCCCCGGCGCCCCGCCGTCTCGATCACGCCCCGTTCGCGCAGCACGCGGTAGGCGGCCGCGACCGTATTGGGATTCACGCCCAGCCGTTCGGCCACCTCCCGCAGGGGCGGCAGCGGTTGGCCCGGCGACAGCTCACCGGCGCCGACCGCGCGCTCCACACTGGCCGCGATATCGGCTGCGCGACGACCTGCGATCGGATAATCTCCTAGCACAAACGCTATTTTGCACTAGTGCAATGGAGGACGCAAATGCCCGCCCCGGACGCCACCGCCGCGACCACCGCGCCCGACAACGCCTACACCCCGACCGACCGGACCGTGCCGACCCGCGCCCGCGAACGCGCCTCGTACGACCGGGAGCTGGTGCACGCGATCCTCGACGAGGGCTACGTCTGCCACCTGGGCTTCCTACGTGATGGCGCCCCCGTCGTCCTGCCGACCCTCTACGGCCGGGTCGGGGAGCGGCTGTACGTCCACGGCTCGACGGGGGCGCGTCCGCTGCGCATGGCGAACGGGGCGGGCGCCGAGGAGCCGGGGCTGCAGGTGTGCCTGACCGTCACCCATGTCGACGGGCTGGTCCTGGCCCGCTCGGCGTTCCACCACTCCCTCAACTACCGCTCGGTGGTGGTGCACGGCACCGCCCGCCCGGTGACCGACCCGGCCGAGCGCGGCACCGCGCTGGACGCCCTGGTGGACCAGGTGGTGCCAGGCCGGGCCGCCGACTCCCGCCCCGCCAACGCCAAGGAGCTGGCCGCCACCGCCGTGCTGCGCCTGGACCTCGAGGAGGTCTCCGCGAAGATCCGCACCGGCGGGCCCAACGACGACGCCGAGGATCTGGGGCTCCCCCACTGGAGCGGCGTGGTGCCCGTCGCCCGCGGCTACGGCGCGCCGGTCCCCGCCGACGACCTGGCGCCCGACACGCCGGTGCCCGCCTACCTCACCCGGCTCTGACCGGCGCCCCGCCGCCCTCCGTACATGATCCGGAGGGCGGCGGGGCAGCGCGGGACGGCGGGGCGGCGCGAGGCCCGTAGGGCGGCGGGGCGGCGCGAGGCCCGTAGGGCGGTCATCCTCCCGCCGAGACCTCCCGTTCCGCCGGAACCGAGCCCGCCACCGGCTCGGCCGCGGCGGCCTTCGGGGTGGAGGTCTGGGCGATCAGGGCGCCGGCCAGCACCACCACACCGCCGACGACCTGCGCCACGCCCAGGTGTTCAGCCAGCAGGACCCACGCCAGAACGGTCGCGACGACCGCCTCCAGACAGGCGACCACCCCGGCCACCTGCGGGGAGAGTCGGCGCACCGACAGCACCCCGGTGAGATACGCGACCACCGTCGCCGCCAGCACGATCCAGCCGAGCAGCAGCACGGCGGGAACGCGGGCGTCCGCCAGGTCGGCACGGCCGGTGAGAACCGACCAGTCCATGCGCCAGGGGCGGCCGACCACGGTCAGCGCCACGGCTCCGATCAGCAGCCCGTACGCGATGACGCCGAGCGGGTCCGCCGCGTCCTGGCCGTCGCTGCCGTGGTCGGAGAGGACGAAGTAGCCGGTCTGGCAGAAGGCCGCGCCGAAGGCCAGCAGCAGTCCGAGGGGGTCGAAGCCCAGTCCGGACCACACCTCCACCACACAGGCGAGCCCGCCGACGGCCAGCACGACACCGGCCGCCGCGGCCCGGCTCACCGGCCGGCGCTGGACGAACCGCACCCACCCCAGCACCAGCGCGGGCGCGAGGTATTCGACGAGCAGGGCGACGCCGACAGGAATCCGGGAGAGCGCCGCGAAGTAGCACGCCTGCACCCCCGCGACGGCCAGCAGCCCGAACCCCACCAGCAGTCCGGGGCGGCGGGTGAGCAGCCGGCGGTGGCGCCAGGCCAGGGGCAGCAGGACCAGGGCCGCTCCCGTCACCCGCAGCCAGGTGACCTCGAGCGGCGCCAGCCCCGCCTCGATCAGTGGTTTGGCGGCGACACCCGATCCGCCGAACGCGAGCGCCGACAGCAGGGCGAGTCCCAGGCCGGCGTTCCTTTGCTGTGAGTGGGCTCCGGATACGTGCACCGGGCCATCATGTCAGCTCACGTCACGGACGGGCACGGCAGAGCTGACGGGCCGTCAGCATTGCATGTTCGAGTCCCCGGGGCTACGGTGCCCGGCACCGTCGCACCACACACCGCCCAGGACGCGCGGAAGGGACTCCCCCATGGCCGAGGTCAGCGCGCAGACACACATCGAGGCACCAGCCGAGAAGGTCTGGGCCCGGCTGACGGACTTCACCACGTACGGCGAGTGGAACGCCACCCACACCAGCTTTCCGCAGGGCGGCCCGGCCACCTTGGACGTGGCGGCGACCTATCAGGAGAACATGAAACTGATGGGCTTTCCGGCCGAGGTGACCTGGACCGTCGAGGAGTGCGAACCCGCCCGGCTGCTGGTCACCCGGGGCAAGGGCCCGATGGGCGTGAACCTCGCCATGCGCTACTCGCTCACACCGGACGACGGCGGCACGACGGTGCGCGTCGACGGGGAGTTCACGGGGGCGGCGATCTCGCTGATGGCCGGGAAGCTGAAGGACTCGGCGACCAGCGCGCTGGGCGAGTCGCTGCGCAAGCTCGGCGCCCTGGTCGGCTAGGACCCGCTCGCCACCCTGGTCGTTTAGGACCCGCTCGGCGCCCCGGTCGGTCAGGACCCGCTCACCGCCGAGATCCGCCAGAAGCGCGCCGCGCACCGCTCCGCCGCCCCCGCGCGGCCGTACCCCCGTCCGCTCGGGCTCAGCTCTCGCCGCCCCGCTCGGTGCCGCCCTTCTCCTCGTCCTGCTCGGCGAGGATGAGATACAGCCGCTTGCGCGACTCATTGATGACGGAGACGGCCTTCCGCCGCTGCTCCGCGCTGCCGGTGCGCCAGACCTGGGAGAACGCCTCCATCAGCCCGAAGCCCGCCTGGCGGACCTCCTGCATGGCCTCCCAGTCGACACCGCGCCCGGCCTCCTCCCACGGGGCCGCGGGTCCCGCCTCGGCCTCGGCGCGGCCGGGGTCGGTGAGCGCGAACAGCTTCTTGCCGCCCTCGCTCTCGCTGCGGATCAGCCCCTCGTCCTCGAGCAGCTGAAGCGTGGGATACACCGAGCCGGGGCTGGGCCGCCAGGCCCCTCCACTGCGCTCGGCGATCTCCTGGATCATCTCGTAGCCGTGCATCGGGCGGTCCTTCAGCAGGGCCAGGATCGACGCGCGCACATCGCCGCGCCGCGCCCGCCCGCGCACCCCCCGGCCGCCGGGCCCGCCGGGGCCACGCCCACCGGGACCCCGGCCGCCGAACGGGGGCCCACCGAAGGGCGGCCCGCCGAAACCGGGGCCGAACGGGCCGAAGGCCGCTCGCCGCCGCTCACCGTCACCACCCCGGCCATGGTGACCGGGTCCGACATGCTCATGTCCGTGTCCATGGGAACGCATCGTGACGCTCCTTTCTTCTTCGATCCATCACGACAACTCAACGATATATCGGAACCGATCGAAGAACAACCCCAACGACAACCTCCAACGACCACCACGCTGAGAACCACGCTGACGACCCCGGTGAGAGCCACGTGCGGACGATTGGCCATGGCTCCCCCGCCACCCGCCGCCTACGGTCGCGCTATGCGGATACGAATCGTCGACGCCTTCACCGAGCGCCCCTTCGCCGGCAACCCGGCCGGGGTCGTCCTCCTCGACACCGACGCCTTCCCGGACGACGACTGGCTCCAGCGGGTCGCCGCCGAGGTCAATCTCGCCGAAACGGCTTTCGCCCACCCGCTCCCCCAGGCCGCGGAGGCCGACTGGGCACTGCGCTGGTTCACCCCGGCCACCGAGGTGGCCCTGTGCGGCCACGCCACGCTGGCCACCGCCCATGTTCTGCGGACCACCGGAGCCGCGACCGGCACGGTCCGCTTCGCCACCCTCAGCGGGGTGCTGTCGGCGACGATCGGCGACGACGGCGCGATCACTCTGGACTTCCCCACGGCCGCACTGACCGAGTCGGCCGTGCCCCGGAAAACGGCCGAGGTCGCCACGGCACTCGGCGCCGAGATCGTCTCCGCGTACGAGGCCGGTCCGTACGTCGACGACCTGTTGCTCGAGCTGGCCGACGAGAAGACCGTGCGCGCCCTGACCCCGGACCTCGCCGCACTGAAGCGGCTCGGCCACCGAGGTGTCATCGTGACTGCCGCCGCCGAGGACCCGGCGGGTGGCTACGACTTCGTCTCGCGGATGTTCGCCCCGGCCGTCGGCATCGACGAGGACCCGGTCACCGGCAGCGCGCACACCGTGCTCGCGCCCTACTGGTCGGCCCGGTTCGGCCGCGACGAGCTGACCGGACTACAGGTGTCCGCGCGCACCGGCCTGGTCCGCACCGCGCTGCGCGGCGACCGTACGCTGCTGACGGGGAGCGCCGTCACCGTGATCGACGGCGAACTGCTGGCCTGAGTCCCGCGGGCCGGGCGGACGGCCGGTCAGGCCGTGGGCAGCCAGTCCACCCGGCCCGCCAGCAGGGCGTAGCCGACGAAGGCCACGATGTCGATCAGCGAGTGGGCGGCGACCAGCGGCCCGACCCGCCCCCAGCGGCGGTAGAGCAGCACGAAGATCACGCCCATCGCCAGATTGCCGAAGAAGCCGCCGATCCCCTGGTAGAGGTGGTACGAGCCGCGCAGCACCGAGCTGGCCAGCAGCGCGGCCATCGGGGTCCAGCCCAACTGCCCGAGCCTGCGCAGCAGATAGCCGACCACGATCACCTCCTCCAGCACCGCGTTCTGTACGGCGGAGGCGATCAGCACGGGGATCTTCCACCACACGTCGGGCAGCGACTCGGGCACCACCGTGAGGTTGCCCCCGGCCGCCCGCGCCCCCAGGTACAGCAGCAGCCCGGTGCCGCCTATCCCGGCCGCGATCGCGGCGCCCCACACCAGGTCGAAGCGCGGCCGGGCGCGGTCGAAGCCGATCACCCGCAGCCCGGCGCCCTCGCGCAGCAGCAGATGGGCGACGAGCGCGACCGGCACCAGCGCGGTCGCGATCCCGAACAGCTGCCAGGCCAGGTCCAGCCAGGGCCGTCCCGGCGCCGCCGAGGAGTTGAGCGTGGCCGCCTGGTCCTTCAGCCCGCCCGGTCTGGTCACCGAGCCGATGAAGCTGATCAGCGCGGAGAGCGCGTTCGCGCCCAGGGACAGCGCCAGCACGAGCAGCGTCTCATTGCGCAGCGTCCGCCGCGAGAGCCCGTCCTCGACCAGGGCGTCCGCGCCCCGCGCCTGTGACCGCACTCCTGTCCCCACTTCCGTTTGTCCGCCTCATCGGTGCACCCGCCCCGCTCACCGGACAATACGGGGTCGTGCTCCGGGATGCGGCGGTCACCCGGAGAGATCGGTGGGCCAGGTGTGCACCGGTGCGTCGGTGCGCATCAGGGCGCAGTAGCGGCGGGTCATGGCCGCGAGCGCGGCGTCCCGGTCGAGCCCGCCGTCCAGCGCCTGGTGGTAGGCGGCCGCCTGCCAGGACGCGCCGTTGACCCGCAGCTTGCAGCGCTCCTCGATCACCCCGAGGTAGCGGTCGCGGTCGGCCGGCTCCACACCCCACCCGTCGAGCCCGGAGGCGGCCAGCGGCAGCAGCTCCTCGCGGACCAGCCGTACGGCCGAGGTGCGCGCCAGCGACGCCGACCGGCCGGATTTGGGCCATTGCAGGACCGCGTCGATGCCGTGCCGGCAGGCGGCGTCGAAGTTGGCGGCGGCGGCCGCGAACGGCAGCCGGCTCCACACCGGGCGGGGCTCCTCGGCCAGCGCCCTGACCAGTCCGTAGTAGAAGGCGGCGTTGGCGATGACATCGGTGACGGTGGGTCCGGCCGGCAGCACGCGGTTCTCCACCCGCAGATGCGGCACGCCGTCCACCACGTCGTAGACGGGCCGGTTCCAGCGGTAGATGGTGCCGTTGTGCAGCGCCAGTTCCTGGAGCTCGGGCACTCCGCCGGCGTCCAGCACCCGCAGCGGGTCCTCGTCCTGGCCGCTGGAGAGCAGGGGCGGGAAGTAGCGCAGATTCTCCTCGAACAGCTCGTAGGCGGACCCGATCCAGCGCTCGCCGAACCAGGTGCGCGGCCGCACCCCCTGGGCGGCGATCTCCGGCGGGCGCACATCGGTGGCCTGGAGGAACAGCGGCGGCCGGGATTCCCGCCACACCTCATGGCCGAAGACGAAGGGAGAGTTGGCGCCGACCGCGATCTGCACGGCGGCCACCGCCTGCGCCGCGTTCCACGCGTCCGCGAAGCGTCCCGGGGTGACCTGGAGATGGAGCTGCACGGAGGTGCAGGCCGCCTCGGGGGCGATGGAGGCGCTGGCGTAGCCGAATCGCTCCCGGCCCTCGATGTCGATGAGGAAATCCTCGCCGCGGGCGGCCAGCATCTGCTCGTTGAGGAGTTTGTAACGGTCGTCATAGGAGAGGTTCGCGGATCCCAGGTCGCTCGCGGTGAGGGTGGGAAGAATTCCGATCATCACGATCTCGGCGGACACTTCCCGCGCCTTGCGATCGGCATATGACAAAGCGGTTCGGAGCTCTTCCGACAGCTGGTCGAGAACGCTTCCGCGCAAACGGTGGGGCACGATGTTTACTTCAAGATTGCACTGCCCGAGTTCGGTCTGGAAATCATGACTCCCGATGCGCTCCAGAACCTCCGCGTTCATCATCCTCGGCAGCCCGTCGGGCCCGGCCAGATTCAGCTCGATCTCCAGCCCCATCAGATTCTGCGGGCGGTCGAAGCGCTTGTCGGCCAGGAGCCGGCCCAGCCCGTCGAGGCACTGCCGCAACCGGACGCGCTGCCGCCGCCGCCCGGACGGGTCGAACTCACCGGCTATGAGCTTCTCCCCCATCGAAGCGTCCCTCCTCGAGTGGATCATCGGTGCCGGCCGCGTGTACACCACGCACGATGATGCCCACCAATGTGATCGATAACGCCCCGCGATCCCCACCCAGCCGGTAGGCTCTCAGGAACTGTGCATTGCGCCGGAGAAATGGACCAGCGAGATCCAGCCTACCGCGCGGGCCACAAAATGCCAGGTCATATCAGTTCATCTGGCACGGAATCGGGGAAAATCCCCGCCCTTCCGGGGTCCGGATAACCTCTTGTCGGCAATATCGGCCACAGCTAGATGAAACACAACGGGAACACTTGTCGTATAAACTCGGCTAACGAGGCAGAGAGATAACGCCCGAACGGTTTGTTCCGGCTCCCCTCTGACCCGTGTTCCACCGACAGCGCCGCCCAAACCCGGCCCGCTATCGCTTCACCGTGTCTCCCCAGCGAGAGGCAGACCCACCATGCCGCTGCATGTTCCCCAGGCCCCCGCGGCCGCCCTGCGCAGCGTCCTCACGGCCCTTGACTCCCCCACCGCCGTCCGCGAGGCCCGCACCCCCGCACTCTCCACGCTCACCGGCCCC is a window from the Streptomyces luomodiensis genome containing:
- a CDS encoding aminotransferase class I/II-fold pyridoxal phosphate-dependent enzyme, whose translation is MLGDYPIAGRRAADIAASVERAVGAGELSPGQPLPPLREVAERLGVNPNTVAAAYRVLRERGVIETAGRRGSRVRARPASTPREWIGVDATGARDLSSGNPDPALLPPLGAPLAAAAARAAERPTLYGAPDLVPELAELARAALDADGVPAGPVAVTSGSLDAIERVLAAHLRPGDAVAVEDPGWGSLLDLIPALGLRAVPVGVDDDGPLPERVEQALVRGARALVVTDRAQNPTGAAVGETRARELRAVLAGHPAVLLIEDDHGHGIVDVPLRPLAGATDHWALVRSTAKAYGPDLRLAVLTGDPVTLDRVRGRQRLGPGWVSHLLQHAVAWMWRTGAVDAAAVAASYGARRAALVRALRERGIAAHGHSGMNVWVPVPDETGAVARLLAAGWATAPGARFRVASPPGVRLTVSPLAADEIEAVADAVAAATGATVAGRLD
- a CDS encoding type II toxin-antitoxin system Rv0910 family toxin, coding for MAEVSAQTHIEAPAEKVWARLTDFTTYGEWNATHTSFPQGGPATLDVAATYQENMKLMGFPAEVTWTVEECEPARLLVTRGKGPMGVNLAMRYSLTPDDGGTTVRVDGEFTGAAISLMAGKLKDSATSALGESLRKLGALVG
- a CDS encoding PadR family transcriptional regulator yields the protein MRSHGHGHEHVGPGHHGRGGDGERRRAAFGPFGPGFGGPPFGGPPFGGRGPGGRGPGGPGGRGVRGRARRGDVRASILALLKDRPMHGYEMIQEIAERSGGAWRPSPGSVYPTLQLLEDEGLIRSESEGGKKLFALTDPGRAEAEAGPAAPWEEAGRGVDWEAMQEVRQAGFGLMEAFSQVWRTGSAEQRRKAVSVINESRKRLYLILAEQDEEKGGTERGGES
- a CDS encoding CPBP family intramembrane glutamic endopeptidase, giving the protein MGTGVRSQARGADALVEDGLSRRTLRNETLLVLALSLGANALSALISFIGSVTRPGGLKDQAATLNSSAAPGRPWLDLAWQLFGIATALVPVALVAHLLLREGAGLRVIGFDRARPRFDLVWGAAIAAGIGGTGLLLYLGARAAGGNLTVVPESLPDVWWKIPVLIASAVQNAVLEEVIVVGYLLRRLGQLGWTPMAALLASSVLRGSYHLYQGIGGFFGNLAMGVIFVLLYRRWGRVGPLVAAHSLIDIVAFVGYALLAGRVDWLPTA
- a CDS encoding pyridoxamine 5'-phosphate oxidase family protein gives rise to the protein MPAPDATAATTAPDNAYTPTDRTVPTRARERASYDRELVHAILDEGYVCHLGFLRDGAPVVLPTLYGRVGERLYVHGSTGARPLRMANGAGAEEPGLQVCLTVTHVDGLVLARSAFHHSLNYRSVVVHGTARPVTDPAERGTALDALVDQVVPGRAADSRPANAKELAATAVLRLDLEEVSAKIRTGGPNDDAEDLGLPHWSGVVPVARGYGAPVPADDLAPDTPVPAYLTRL
- a CDS encoding EamA family transporter, which encodes MHVSGAHSQQRNAGLGLALLSALAFGGSGVAAKPLIEAGLAPLEVTWLRVTGAALVLLPLAWRHRRLLTRRPGLLVGFGLLAVAGVQACYFAALSRIPVGVALLVEYLAPALVLGWVRFVQRRPVSRAAAAGVVLAVGGLACVVEVWSGLGFDPLGLLLAFGAAFCQTGYFVLSDHGSDGQDAADPLGVIAYGLLIGAVALTVVGRPWRMDWSVLTGRADLADARVPAVLLLGWIVLAATVVAYLTGVLSVRRLSPQVAGVVACLEAVVATVLAWVLLAEHLGVAQVVGGVVVLAGALIAQTSTPKAAAAEPVAGSVPAEREVSAGG
- a CDS encoding PhzF family phenazine biosynthesis protein, which gives rise to MRIRIVDAFTERPFAGNPAGVVLLDTDAFPDDDWLQRVAAEVNLAETAFAHPLPQAAEADWALRWFTPATEVALCGHATLATAHVLRTTGAATGTVRFATLSGVLSATIGDDGAITLDFPTAALTESAVPRKTAEVATALGAEIVSAYEAGPYVDDLLLELADEKTVRALTPDLAALKRLGHRGVIVTAAAEDPAGGYDFVSRMFAPAVGIDEDPVTGSAHTVLAPYWSARFGRDELTGLQVSARTGLVRTALRGDRTLLTGSAVTVIDGELLA
- a CDS encoding glutamate--cysteine ligase, producing the protein MGEKLIAGEFDPSGRRRQRVRLRQCLDGLGRLLADKRFDRPQNLMGLEIELNLAGPDGLPRMMNAEVLERIGSHDFQTELGQCNLEVNIVPHRLRGSVLDQLSEELRTALSYADRKAREVSAEIVMIGILPTLTASDLGSANLSYDDRYKLLNEQMLAARGEDFLIDIEGRERFGYASASIAPEAACTSVQLHLQVTPGRFADAWNAAQAVAAVQIAVGANSPFVFGHEVWRESRPPLFLQATDVRPPEIAAQGVRPRTWFGERWIGSAYELFEENLRYFPPLLSSGQDEDPLRVLDAGGVPELQELALHNGTIYRWNRPVYDVVDGVPHLRVENRVLPAGPTVTDVIANAAFYYGLVRALAEEPRPVWSRLPFAAAAANFDAACRHGIDAVLQWPKSGRSASLARTSAVRLVREELLPLAASGLDGWGVEPADRDRYLGVIEERCKLRVNGASWQAAAYHQALDGGLDRDAALAAMTRRYCALMRTDAPVHTWPTDLSG